In the genome of Cercospora beticola chromosome 2, complete sequence, one region contains:
- the AMT16_1 gene encoding Phospho-2-dehydro-3-deoxyheptonate aldolase amt16 codes for MAAGEARTDDARVLGYDPLIPPQLLESELPATATSLSTVRRGRQEAVEIIHQRDDRLLVMVGPCSLHDPEAAVDYCTRLVQLADKLKDDLCIIMRAYLEKPRTTVGWKGLINDPDIDESYQINKGLRVSRKLFCDLTSQGMPIASEMLDTISPQFLADLISLGAIGARTTESQLHRELASGLSFPMGFKNGTDGGLTVAVDAIGAAAAKHHFMGVTKQGLAAITKTAGNPDCFVILRGGTKGTNFDRESVKATREALRKKGLPEVMMIDCSHGNSLKNHKNQPKVAQTIGDQLREGETGIVGVMIESHLNEGNQKAGTAGLASLQKGVSITDACIHWEDTIAVLEQLADGVRGRRQVLKSKANGANGSH; via the exons ATGGCGGCCGGAGAAGCACGCACCGACGACGCCCGCG TCCTGGGCTACGACCCTCTAATCCCACCTCAACTCCTCGAATCCGAACTTCCAGCAACCGCGACCTCCCTCTCGACTGTCCGCCGCGGCCGTCAAGAAGCCGTCGAGATCATTCACCAACGCGATGACCGTCTCCTCGTCATGGTTGGGCCCTGCTCCCTCCACGATCCCGAAGCCGCAGTCGACTACTGCACCCGCCTCGTGCAACTCGCCGACAAATTGAAAGATGATCTCTGCATTATTATGCGCGCATACTTGGAGAAGCCCCGCACAACAGTCGGCTGGAAAGGTCTGATCAACGATCCGGATATTGATGAGAGCTACCAGATCAACAAAGGACTCCGCGTCAGCAGGAAATTGTTCTGCGATTTGACGAGCCAGGGTATGCCTATTGCTTCGGAAATGTTGGATACTATCTCTCCTCAGTTCCTCGCGGATTTGATTTCTCTTGGAGCTATTGGAGCTCGTACAACAGAGTCCCAGCTTCATCGTGAGCTGGCCTCGGGTCTGTCTTTCCCGATGGGATTCAAGAACGGAACAGATGGCGGTCTTACAGTCGCCGTGGACGCCATTGGAGCTGCGGCTGCGAAACATCATTTCATGGGTGTGACGAAGCAAGGTTTGGCTGCGATCACCAAGACTGCGGGTAATCCAGACTGCTTTGTGATTCTGAGAGGTGGCACTAAGGGGACAAACTTCGATCGCGAGAGTGTTAAGGCTACGAGGGAAGCATTGAGGAAGAAGGGACTTCCGGAGGTCATGATGATCGATTGTTCGCATG GCAATTCGCTCAAGAACCACAAGAATCAGCCCAAGGTCGCTCAGACGATCGGTGACCAGCTTCGTGAGGGCGAGACGGGCATCGTCGGTGTCATGATCGAGTCGCATCTCAACGAAGGCAACCAGAAGGCTGGCACGGCAGGTCTCGCATCGCTGCAAAAGGGTGTCTCAATCACAGATGCTTGCATTCACTGGGAGGATACCATTGctgtgctcgagcagctcgcagaTGGCGTTCGTGGCAGACGTCAAGTGTTGAAGAGCAAGGCAAATGGTGCGAATGGTTCGCACTAA